AGGCCCTGCTCGACGCCTTCACCCTGCGTCGCCGCATTCACGGCAACGACTCCCGCGGCAAGGACCTCGACGGCTTCCACGTCGTGATCGTCGGCGACATCCTGCACTCGCGCGTGGCTCGCTCGAATGTCTGGCTCTTGCACACGCTCGGCGCGAAGGTGACCCTCGTGGGGCCGCCGACGCTCATCCCATCCGACACGCAGCGTTGGCCCGCCGAGACGAGTTACGACCTCGACGCGGTGCTTGCCGAGCAGCCCGATGCTGTGATGATGCTGCGCATCCAGGCCGAGCGGATGGACGATGCCTTCTTCCCGCACACCCGCGAGTACGCGCGTCGCTGGGGACTCAGCGAGGCGCGCCTCCGGATGCTGCCGGAGCGATCCGTGGTGATGCATCCAGGCCCAATGAATCGCGGCCTCGAGATCTCCGGCGCCGCCGCGGACTCGCCGCAGTCGACCGTCCTCGAACAGGTCGCGAACGGGGTGAGCGTGCGCATGGCGGCGCTCTACCTGCTCTGCTCGAACGAGTACAAGTCGAACCAGAATTCCACCACCAGCGTCGCGGCAAAAGACTCCGCCACGAACAACACGGCTATGAAAAACACCGCCACAAACAACGCCGCCACAAACAACAGGGGACGCGCATGAGCACCATCTTGATCCGCGGGGCCCGCCCCTATGGCGAGGAACCGAGCGACATCCTGATCGATGGCGAACGCATCGCACAGATTGCGGCGGCCGGGACCCTCGCGGCGCCCGAGGGCGCCGAGGTCATCGACGCCGAGGGCCTCATCGCGCTGCCCGGTCTCGTCGACCTCCACGTGCACCTGCGCGAGCCCGGCTTCGAATCCTCCGAGACGGTACTCACCGGCAGCCGCGCTGCGGCGAAGGGTGGCTTCACCACGATCTTCGCGATGCCGAACACGAGCCCCGTGCAAGACACCGCGGGCGTGGTCGAGACGGTCTGGGCGCTCGGCCGCGAGGCGGGGTATGCGGATGTGCACCCGATCGGCGCGGTCACGGTCGGCCAGGCGGGGGAGCACCTCGCGGAGCTCGGCTCGATGGCCGACTCTCGCGCGCACGTGCGGATGTTCTCGGACGACGGGCACTGCGTGTTCGACCCGCTCATCATGCGCCGCGCGCTCGAGTATGTGAAGGCCTTCGACGGCGTCGTCGCCCAACACGCGCAGGACCCGAAGCTCACGATTGGCGCGCAAATGAACGAGGGGTCGCTGTCTGCCGAGCTTGGCCTCGGCGGCTGGCCCGAAGTTGCGGAGACCTCGATCATCGCCCGGGATGCGCTGCTCGCCGAGCAAGTCGACTCGAGGGTGCACGTGTGCCACCTTTCTACGGCAACCGCAGTGGACATCGTCCGCTTCGCGAAGGCCCGCGGGATCAAGATCACGGCGGAAGTCACCCCGCATCACCTGCTGCTCACCGAGGAGAAGGTGCGCGGCTTCGACGCCCGCTTCAAGGTGAACCCGCCGCTGCGAACCGAATCCGACGTGATGAAGCTGCGCGCGGCGCTCGCCGACGGCACGATCGACGTCGTCGGCACCGACCACGCCCCGCACCCGGTGGACAGCAAGCAGAAGGAATGGGACCATGCCGCGATGGGCATGGTGGGTCTGGAATCCGCGCTGCGCATCGTGCACGCGACGATGGTTAACACCGGATTGCTCGACTGGCGCGGTGTCGCGCGGGTCATGAGCGAGACACCTGCAAAGATTGGCTCGGCCGCAGAGGCGGGCCGTCCGCTCGAAGCGGGCGAACTCGCAAACGTCGTGCTGTACGACCCCGAGGCATCGAGCGTCTTCACCGAGGCCGATCTCTCCGGTAAGTCGACGAACTCGCCGTACCTCGGCCTCGAACTTCCCGGCTCGGTGGAATACACCGTCTACCGGGGAACCCCAACGCTTCGTGCCGGTGTACCGGCCGCCGAAGAAGAAGTGGCGCGTGCAAATCGCACCCGCCTCGCTGAAAGTGAGCTCTAGTCATGGGACCGTTCCTGTTCACCGTCGCGATTCTGCTAGTTTTCGCGATCCTCATCGGTGCGATGTGGCTTGGCTGGAACCGACGACGTCGACGACAGGCGTACATCCCGGTAGCCCCCGAACTTCCCGCCGGCCTCGGTCAGCCGACCCTCGCGGTCGAGGATGCGCACTACGTTGCCACTTCGGTAACGGGTGATGCGCTCGACCGCATCGCGGTTCGCCCCTTGGCATACCGCGGTCGGGCGGAAGTCGAGGTGCATCCGGAGGGCGTCGCGATCGCCATCACCGGCGAGCGTGCATTCTTCATCCCAACCGACTCGATCACGCTCGTGGCGCTCGGCCAGGCCACGATCGACCGGGCGGTTGAGCCGAACGGCCTCACCGTCATCCAGTGGAACCTCGGTGAGGGCGAGAACACGACCTCCGTTGAGACCTACCTTCGCGTCCCGTCGCCCGCCGTTCGCCGTGAGCTGCTCGACGCACTTTCGCAAATTTCTGAACTTTCTAACGCAACCCGTGAGGAGCACAAATGATCCGCACCGAACCCGCCGTTCTTGTCCTTGAGGACGGCACCCGCTACGACGGCTTCGCCTACGGTGCCACCGGTGAGCGTCTGGGTGAAGTCGTCTTCACCACCGGTATGACCGGCTACCAGGAGACTCTGTCGGACCCGAGCTACGCCGGCCAGATCGTGGTGCAGACCGCGCCGCACATCGGCAACACGGGTGTGAACGCCGCCGACATGGAATCGGACAAGTTCTGGGTCGCGGGCTACGTCGTGCGCGACGCAAGCCGCGTCGTGTCGAACTTCCGCGCCGAGGGTGACCTCGAGACCGCGCTGCGCGATGGCGACATCGTGGGCATCCGCGACATCGACACCCGTGCACTCACCCGCCGCATCCGCAACGCGGGCGCAATGCGCGGCGGCGTCTTTTCTGGCGAGGCGTACGGCGAGAGCGCCGAGGCACAGCTTGAGAAGGTGAAGGCGCAGCCCTCGATGGCGGGCCAGTACCTCTCGGACCTCGTCACGACGAACGAGCCGTATCTGCTGAAGAGCACCACCGAAGAGCCTGCTATCGGCTCGGTCGCGCTGCTCGACCTGGGCGTGAAGCGTGCGACTCCCGCGAACCTCAACAGCCGCGGCTTCGACGTGCACGTGTTGCCGGCGGATGCAACGGCCGAGCAGGTGCGCGCGCTCGGCGTCGACGCCGTGTTCTACTCGAACGGCCCCGGTGACCCCGAGGCGAACGACGCGCAGGTTGACCTGTTGCGCGATCTGCTGCGTGAGGGCTACCCGTTCATGGGCATCTGCTTCGGCAACCAGCTGCTGGGCCGCGCACTTGGCTTCGGCACGTACAAGTTGCCGTTCGGCCACCGCGGCGTCAACCAGCCCGTGCGTGACACCGCCACGAACCGCGTCGAGATTACGTCGCAGAACCACGGCTTCGCCGTTGACCTGCCGCTCGATGAGACCGTCGATTCGCCCGAGGGCTTCGGCCGGGTCGAAGTGAGCCACATCGGCCTGAACGACCAGGTCGTCGAGGGACTGCGCTGCCTCGACATCCCGGCGTTCTCCGTTCAGTTCCACCCTGAGGCCGCATCCGGCCCGCACGACGCCGCACCGCTCTTCGATCGCTTCCGCGACATGGTGCTCGAAGCGTCCGCCAAGAAGTCCGAGAAGTAGTAGGAGCCCTCACAAATGCCAAAGCGCTCAGATATCAACAGCGTCCTCGTCATCGGTTCCGGCCCGATCGTGATCGGTCAGGCGGCGGAGTTCGACTACTCCGGTACACAGGCCTGCCGCGTGCTCCGCGAGGACGGCGTGAGAGTGATCCTCGTGAACTCGAACCCGGCGACGATCATGACCGACCCGGACTTCGCGGACGCAACCTACGTCGAGCCGATCACCCCCGAGGCAATCGAGGCGATCATCGTCAAGGAAAAGCCCGACGCGATTCTCCCGACGCTCGGTGGCCAGACCGCGCTGAACGCCGCGATGAAGCTCGATGAGCTCGGAATCCTCGACAAGTACGGCGTCGAGCTCATCGGTGCGAAGGTGGATGCGATCCGCCGCGGCGAGGACCGCCAGGAGTTCAAGGAAGTCGTCGAGAAGTGCGGTGCCGAGTCGGCACGCTCGTTCATAGCGAAGACCCCCGAAGAGGCGAAGATATACGCGGCCGAGCTCGGCTACCCGCTGGTCGTCCGCCCGTCGTTCACGATGGGTGGCCTCGGCTCGGGCTTCGCCTACACCGAGGAAGAGCTCCTGCGCATCGTCGAAGACGGGCTGCTCTCCTCGCCGACGAGCGAGGTCTTGCTCGAGGAATCCATCCTCGGGTGGAAGGAATATGAGCTCGAGCTCATGCGCGACAACTCCGACAACACGGTAGTGATCTGCTCGATCGAGAACGTTGACCCGGTTGGTGTCCACACCGGCGACTCGATCACTGTCGCGCCAGCACTCACGCTGACCGACGTCGAGTACCAGAACCTCCGCGACATCGGTATCGCGATCATCCGCGAGGTCGGCGTCGACACCGGTGGCTGCAACATCCAGTTCGCCGTCAACCCCGAGAACGGTCGCGTCATCGTCATCGAGATGAACCCCCGTGTCTCGCGCTCCTCGGCGCTTGCCTCGAAGGCAACGGGCTTCCCGATCGCGAAGATGGCCGCGAAGCTCGCGCTCGGTTACCGACTCGACGAGATCTCGAACGACATCACGAAGGTCACCCCGGCGAGCTTCGAGCCTTCGATCGACTACACCGTCGTCAAGGTGCCGCGCTTCAACTTCGAGAAGTTCCCCGCCGCCGACCCGGTGCTCACCACGACCATGAAGTCGGTCGGCGAGGCGATGGCCCTCGGCCGCAACTTCACCACGGCGCTGCAGAAGGCACTGCGCTCGCTCGAAAAGCGCGGCTCGTCGTTCACCTGGGTCGACAACGGCCGCTCGGTCGACGACCTGCTCGAGACGATGAAAATCCCGACCGACGGCCGCATCATCGAGGTGCAGCAGGCGCTCTGGAAGGGCGCGACGGTCGAGCAGGTCTTCGAATCGACCAAGATTGACCCCTGGTTCCTCGACCAGATCGTCCTGATCAACGAGGTCGCTGACCTCATCAAGGACGCCGAGGGACTAGACGCGACGACGCTTCGCGTCGCGAAGGGTCACGGCTTCTCGGATGCGCAGATCGCCGAGCTTCGCGGCCTCGAAGAGGGCGAGGTGCGGGCGATCCGTCGCAACGCGGGCGTACGCCCCGTCTACAAGACGGTCGACACCTGCGCGGGCGAGTTCCCGGCCTTCACGCCGTATCACTACTCGAGCTACGACCAGGAGACTGAGGTCGAGGCATCGGATCGCCAGAAGATCATCATTCTCGGTGCGGGACCGAACCGCATCGGCCAGGGCATCGAGTTCGACTACTCGTGCGTGCACGCATCCTTCGCGCTGTCGGACGCCGGTTTCGAGACGATCATGATCAACTGCAACCCCGAGACCGTGTCAACCGACTACGACACCTCGGACCGCCTCTACTTCGAGCCGCTCACGCTCGAGGACGTGCTCGAGGTCGTCGACGTCGAGCGCGCGAACGGCGAGCTGCTCGGCGTGGTCGTGCAGCTCGGTGGCCAGACCGCTCTTGGCCTCGCAAAGGGCCTGGAAGCCGCTGGCGTACCGATTCTCGGCACGAGCCCGAGCGCGATTGACCTCGCTGAGGAACGCGGGCTCTTCTCGAAGATCCTCGATAACGCGGGGCTTGCCGCGCCTGCGAACGGCACCGCGACCGACCGCGACAGCGCCCAAGAGATCGCCGAGAGGATCGGCTTCCCCGTGCTCGTCCGTCCTAGCTTCGTGCTCGGTGGCCGCGGTATGGAAATCGTCTTCGACTCGGCCCAGCTCGACGACTACTTCGTCCGCAGCGAGGGCGAGGTCATCATCAACGCGACTCACCCGCTGCTCGTCGACCGCTTCCTCGACGACGCGACCGAGATCGACGTGGATGCGATCTACGACGGCACCGATCTCTACATCGGCGGCATCATGGAGCACATCGAGGAGGCGGGTATCCACTCGGGCGACTCCGCGTGCACCCTGCCTGCGATCACGCTCTCGAACAAGGTGCTCGGTGAGGTGCGCGAGGCGACCCGCAAGATCGCCGAGGGTATCGGCGTCAAGGGCCTACTCAACGTCCAGTTCGCGATTGGCGCGGGCCGCCTCTACGTGCTCGAGGCGAACCCGCGCGCATCCCGCACCGTGCCGTTCGTGTCGAAGGCGCTCGGCGTCCAGCTCGCCAAGGCCGCAAGCCGCGTGATGGCGGGTGCGAGCATCGCGGAACTCCGTGGCGAAGGTATGCTGCCCGCGACCGGTGATGGCACGATCCAGCCGCTCGACTCGCCGGTCGCGGTCAAGGAAGCGGTCCTGCCCTTCAAGCGCTTCCGCACGAAGGACGGCTCGATCGTCGACACGCTGCTGTCGCCCGAGATGCGCTCGACCGGCGAGGTTATGGGCATTGACCGCGACTTCCCGCGCGCATTTGCGAAGAGCCAGCTCGCCGCATACGGCGGACTTCCCACTTCGGGCAACGTCTTTGTCTCGGTCAACGACCGCGACAAGCGCGTCATTGTCGCGCCGGTATTGCGCCTGGCCGAACTCGGCTTCAAGATCTTCGCGACCGAGGGCACCGCACTCGTGCTCGCACGCCACGGGGTCTCGGCCGAGCTGGTCGCTAAGTTCACCTTTGAGGGTGACGAAGGGTTTACCGCGACCGCGAATACTGACGGTGAAGGAACCGAGCACAAAAACATCGTGGACATGATTCACAGCGGGGAGATCGACATGGTCGTGAACACGCCGTCATCCGGCGGCTCCTCTCGTGGTGATGGCTACGAGATCCGGACCGCCACAGTGGCGGCCGACCTGCCTATCTTCACGACGATGTCTGAGCTGCAGGCAGCGGTTGCGTCGTTTGAGGCAATGCAGGGAGACTTCACGGTTACTTCGCTCCAGGAATACCACGCCCAACGGAAGGCAAGCGCGTGACATTTGCAGGTGCTCCATTTAGCGATCGCTCCTTCGGAGATCGACTCGCCGACACGATGACCGAGTACGGCCACCTCTGTGTCGGGATTGACCCCCACACCTACCTGCTCGAGAAGTGGGGCCTACCGGTTTCGGCGGTAGGCGCCCACGAATTCGGGTTGCGCATCGTCGAGAAGCTCAAGGGACGGGTGGGCATCGTCAAGCCGCAGGTCGCGTTCTACGAGCGGTTCGGCGCATCGGGCTTCAAGGTGCTTGAGGATGTGTTCGAAGCGGCTCGCGCGGCTGGTCTCATCGTCATCGCCGATGTCAAACGCGGGGACGTAGGGTCGACCCTCGAGGCATACTCCGAGGCGTGGCTCACGCCCGGGCTGCCGCTCGAGGCGGATGCGATGACGATCAACCCGTACCAGGGATTCGACACGTTCAAGCCGCCGCTCGAGATGACCGAGAAGTACAACAAGGGGCTGTTCATCCTGGCCGCGACGTCGAACCCGGAGTCGGCGTCGGTGCAGACGGCACGCCGCGTACGCGGCTCGCAGGAGGGACGCACCGTTGCGGGCGGTATTGCGGCGCGCGCGGCGCTGTGGAACCGCGAACACTCGGCTGGCCGATCCAAGGGATCGGTTGGCGTGGTGATCGGCGCCACCGTCGACCTCGAACTCCTTGACATCGACGTGGACGACCTGTCGACCGAGCCGGATACGCCCATTCTCGCTCCGGGATTCGGCCACCAGGGTGCCAAATTTGCTGATGTTCGGCGTATTTTCGGCAAGTCGGCCGACAATGTCATTGTCACATCGTCTCGGGGAATGCTCGAAGACGGATTGGACGGCCTCGATCGGGCCATTGACACACAACTCGCGACACTACAGACAGCATTTGAATGAACCAGAAACCGCCACCCGTTGACCGCGTCGCCGCATCTCGTGCGGCGGTCGCGGCTCGACGAGCGCGGGCCGCAGTAAAGGCGAGAATCGCGAGCGGCGCCGCGAGGCCACTTGACGTTCTCGCCGCATCCGAGGACCGCGACAGCGCGGCCTCGACCCTCCGAGTGACTCAGTTCCTCCGCTCCATCCCGCATATTGGGGTGACGAAGACAGACCGCATCCTGACCGACCTCGGGATCGCACCGGTCAAGCGACTGGGGGGACTCGGGCGCAACCAGCGCACGCGCCTCGCGGAGTTTCTGGACCAATGGGAGAAGTCTTCGCCCGACGCCCCGCGCGTGGTCGTGCTCGCGGGGCCCACGGCCGTGGGCAAGGGCACGGTATCGCGCTACATCCGCGAGAACTACCCCCAAGTACACATCTCGGTGTCGGCGACCACTCGGAAGCCCCGCCCCGGCGAGGTTGAGGGCCGGGACTATTACTTCGTCGACGACAAGGAATTTGACCGGATGATCGACGAGGGCGAGCTGCTCGAGTACGCCACGGTGCACAATTCCTACCGCTACGGAACGCCGCGCGGACCGATCCTGGAGAAGCTCGCCGAGAGCCAGCCGGTGCTCCTCGAGATTGACATCCAGGGCGCTCGACAGGTGAAGGAACAAATGCCAGAGGCTAGAATGGTGTTTCTGTTGCCTCCGAGCTGGGATGAGTTGGTAAATCGACTCGTCGGCCGAGGCACCGAGTCTCCCGAAGAACAGGAGCGCCGCCTCCAGACCGCCAAGGTCGAGCTGGCCGCGCAGGATGAGTTTGACGCTCGCGTCGTGAACGATTCCGTTCCGCAGGCTGCGCAGCAACTGGTGCACCTGATGGGATTCAGACAAGACGTGAATAAGCGAGAGGAATCAGCATGATTGACAAGCCCAAGGGCATCATTGACCCGCCCCTGGACGACCTACTCGAGAAGGTCGAAAACAAGTACCAGCTCGTAATTTTTGCGTCGAAGCGTGCGCGGCAGATCAACGACTACTACACCGACCTGCAGGACGGTGCGATCTACAACAACGTGGGCCCGCTCGTGGACTCCAACGTTGACGACAAGCCGCTCTCGATCGCGCTGCGCGAGATTAACGACAACAAGCTCGTCATGCGCGAGCCGCAGGAAGAGGCGATTATCCTCGACGATGATGCGTCGGAAGACCTGCTCGACTTTGGCGAGGACACCGTCAGCCCGACAGAGGCTGAATAACACGCAATGTCGGTAGAAGAAGCGCAGTCGCCTGCGTGGCGCATTGTCGTGGGCGTCACCGGTGGAATAGCGGCGTATAAGGCGGTTTCCGTAATCCGCTCGCTCGTACTCCTCGGTCATCACGTTGACGTCATCGCCACGAAGGAGGCGCTGCGTTTCGTCGGCGCTCCGACGCTCGAGGCGATCAGCCGGAATCCGATTCGCACCGACATCTACGAGAACGTCGCGACGGTCCAACATGTCGCGATTGGGCAGGCCGCGGATGTTATCGCGGTCGTGCCCGCAACGGCGAATACGATCGCGAAGCTTTCGGTTGGGCTTGCGGATGACCTGCTCACCAACACGATTCTGGCCTCGCTCGCACCGGTCGTTGTCGCGCCCGCGATGCACACGGAAATGTGGCAGCATCCCGCGACTCAGGCGAATGTGCACCGGCTGCATGAGCGTGGCGTCACCCTGGTCGGCCCCGACTCTGGCCGGCTGACCGGCAAGGACGAGGGCCCGGGTCGCCTCGCGGAAACCGACGAGATCGTCAACGCGATTCTGGCCGCAGCGCGCCGCGGTGCTCGTGAGCGGCACAACGCCGAGCTCGAGCGCGATCTCGTTGGACGGGACATCCTCGTTACCGCTGGCGGCACCCGCGAGCCGATCGATCCCGTGCGCTTCCTCGGCAATCGTTCCTCGGGCAAGCAGGGCGTGGCCCTCGCGCAGCGCGCGGCCGAACGCGGCGCCGATGTGACTCTGCTCGCGGCAAACATCGAGGTGCCGGTGCCCGACAACGTGCACGTGGTGCGGGTGTCGAGCGCCGAGCAGCTCGCCGCGGCGTGCGCTGAGCTGGCGCCCCGACACGACACGATCATCATGGCCGCAGCCGTTGCGGATTTCCGGCCCGAGCACGTGCAGACCGGCAAGATCAAGAAGGAATCGACGGGGGAGGAACTCACCCTCACCTTCAAGAAGAATCCGGACATCCTGCGCAACATGGTCGCCACGCGCGTTCCCGGTCAGACCATCGTCGGGTTCGCTGCCGAGACCGAGGAAGACGACGCCGCGCGCCTCGAGATCGCCCGCGCGAAGATCAAGCGCAAGGGTTGCGACTATCTCGTCCTCAACCGAGTCGGTTGGGACCACGGATTTGGCCGCGAGGAGACCGAAGTTCAGGTCCTCAACCTCGAAGGCGACGTTGTCCAGGAAGCGGTCGGAGACAAAACGTCGGTGGCCAATGCGATCCTCGACGTAGTGCGGGCGCGCGACTAGTTCGCGGGCGAGCACGCCCCATCACAACAGTCCTCCCACGCGCTGCCG
This DNA window, taken from Gulosibacter molinativorax, encodes the following:
- a CDS encoding aspartate carbamoyltransferase catalytic subunit; its protein translation is MKHLISTAELSRNDALLLLDTAEDMAATQERAVKKLPALRGITVVNLFYEDSTRTRISFEAAEKRLSADVINFAAKGSSVSKGESLKDTAQTLHAIGADAVVIRHPSSGAPQMLADRGWIDTPILNAGDGQHEHPTQALLDAFTLRRRIHGNDSRGKDLDGFHVVIVGDILHSRVARSNVWLLHTLGAKVTLVGPPTLIPSDTQRWPAETSYDLDAVLAEQPDAVMMLRIQAERMDDAFFPHTREYARRWGLSEARLRMLPERSVVMHPGPMNRGLEISGAAADSPQSTVLEQVANGVSVRMAALYLLCSNEYKSNQNSTTSVAAKDSATNNTAMKNTATNNAATNNRGRA
- a CDS encoding dihydroorotase, whose translation is MSTILIRGARPYGEEPSDILIDGERIAQIAAAGTLAAPEGAEVIDAEGLIALPGLVDLHVHLREPGFESSETVLTGSRAAAKGGFTTIFAMPNTSPVQDTAGVVETVWALGREAGYADVHPIGAVTVGQAGEHLAELGSMADSRAHVRMFSDDGHCVFDPLIMRRALEYVKAFDGVVAQHAQDPKLTIGAQMNEGSLSAELGLGGWPEVAETSIIARDALLAEQVDSRVHVCHLSTATAVDIVRFAKARGIKITAEVTPHHLLLTEEKVRGFDARFKVNPPLRTESDVMKLRAALADGTIDVVGTDHAPHPVDSKQKEWDHAAMGMVGLESALRIVHATMVNTGLLDWRGVARVMSETPAKIGSAAEAGRPLEAGELANVVLYDPEASSVFTEADLSGKSTNSPYLGLELPGSVEYTVYRGTPTLRAGVPAAEEEVARANRTRLAESEL
- a CDS encoding PH-like domain-containing protein; protein product: MGPFLFTVAILLVFAILIGAMWLGWNRRRRRQAYIPVAPELPAGLGQPTLAVEDAHYVATSVTGDALDRIAVRPLAYRGRAEVEVHPEGVAIAITGERAFFIPTDSITLVALGQATIDRAVEPNGLTVIQWNLGEGENTTSVETYLRVPSPAVRRELLDALSQISELSNATREEHK
- the carA gene encoding glutamine-hydrolyzing carbamoyl-phosphate synthase small subunit, producing the protein MIRTEPAVLVLEDGTRYDGFAYGATGERLGEVVFTTGMTGYQETLSDPSYAGQIVVQTAPHIGNTGVNAADMESDKFWVAGYVVRDASRVVSNFRAEGDLETALRDGDIVGIRDIDTRALTRRIRNAGAMRGGVFSGEAYGESAEAQLEKVKAQPSMAGQYLSDLVTTNEPYLLKSTTEEPAIGSVALLDLGVKRATPANLNSRGFDVHVLPADATAEQVRALGVDAVFYSNGPGDPEANDAQVDLLRDLLREGYPFMGICFGNQLLGRALGFGTYKLPFGHRGVNQPVRDTATNRVEITSQNHGFAVDLPLDETVDSPEGFGRVEVSHIGLNDQVVEGLRCLDIPAFSVQFHPEAASGPHDAAPLFDRFRDMVLEASAKKSEK
- the carB gene encoding carbamoyl-phosphate synthase large subunit, with product MPKRSDINSVLVIGSGPIVIGQAAEFDYSGTQACRVLREDGVRVILVNSNPATIMTDPDFADATYVEPITPEAIEAIIVKEKPDAILPTLGGQTALNAAMKLDELGILDKYGVELIGAKVDAIRRGEDRQEFKEVVEKCGAESARSFIAKTPEEAKIYAAELGYPLVVRPSFTMGGLGSGFAYTEEELLRIVEDGLLSSPTSEVLLEESILGWKEYELELMRDNSDNTVVICSIENVDPVGVHTGDSITVAPALTLTDVEYQNLRDIGIAIIREVGVDTGGCNIQFAVNPENGRVIVIEMNPRVSRSSALASKATGFPIAKMAAKLALGYRLDEISNDITKVTPASFEPSIDYTVVKVPRFNFEKFPAADPVLTTTMKSVGEAMALGRNFTTALQKALRSLEKRGSSFTWVDNGRSVDDLLETMKIPTDGRIIEVQQALWKGATVEQVFESTKIDPWFLDQIVLINEVADLIKDAEGLDATTLRVAKGHGFSDAQIAELRGLEEGEVRAIRRNAGVRPVYKTVDTCAGEFPAFTPYHYSSYDQETEVEASDRQKIIILGAGPNRIGQGIEFDYSCVHASFALSDAGFETIMINCNPETVSTDYDTSDRLYFEPLTLEDVLEVVDVERANGELLGVVVQLGGQTALGLAKGLEAAGVPILGTSPSAIDLAEERGLFSKILDNAGLAAPANGTATDRDSAQEIAERIGFPVLVRPSFVLGGRGMEIVFDSAQLDDYFVRSEGEVIINATHPLLVDRFLDDATEIDVDAIYDGTDLYIGGIMEHIEEAGIHSGDSACTLPAITLSNKVLGEVREATRKIAEGIGVKGLLNVQFAIGAGRLYVLEANPRASRTVPFVSKALGVQLAKAASRVMAGASIAELRGEGMLPATGDGTIQPLDSPVAVKEAVLPFKRFRTKDGSIVDTLLSPEMRSTGEVMGIDRDFPRAFAKSQLAAYGGLPTSGNVFVSVNDRDKRVIVAPVLRLAELGFKIFATEGTALVLARHGVSAELVAKFTFEGDEGFTATANTDGEGTEHKNIVDMIHSGEIDMVVNTPSSGGSSRGDGYEIRTATVAADLPIFTTMSELQAAVASFEAMQGDFTVTSLQEYHAQRKASA
- the pyrF gene encoding orotidine-5'-phosphate decarboxylase, which produces MTFAGAPFSDRSFGDRLADTMTEYGHLCVGIDPHTYLLEKWGLPVSAVGAHEFGLRIVEKLKGRVGIVKPQVAFYERFGASGFKVLEDVFEAARAAGLIVIADVKRGDVGSTLEAYSEAWLTPGLPLEADAMTINPYQGFDTFKPPLEMTEKYNKGLFILAATSNPESASVQTARRVRGSQEGRTVAGGIAARAALWNREHSAGRSKGSVGVVIGATVDLELLDIDVDDLSTEPDTPILAPGFGHQGAKFADVRRIFGKSADNVIVTSSRGMLEDGLDGLDRAIDTQLATLQTAFE
- the gmk gene encoding guanylate kinase, whose product is MNQKPPPVDRVAASRAAVAARRARAAVKARIASGAARPLDVLAASEDRDSAASTLRVTQFLRSIPHIGVTKTDRILTDLGIAPVKRLGGLGRNQRTRLAEFLDQWEKSSPDAPRVVVLAGPTAVGKGTVSRYIRENYPQVHISVSATTRKPRPGEVEGRDYYFVDDKEFDRMIDEGELLEYATVHNSYRYGTPRGPILEKLAESQPVLLEIDIQGARQVKEQMPEARMVFLLPPSWDELVNRLVGRGTESPEEQERRLQTAKVELAAQDEFDARVVNDSVPQAAQQLVHLMGFRQDVNKREESA
- the rpoZ gene encoding DNA-directed RNA polymerase subunit omega, with protein sequence MIDKPKGIIDPPLDDLLEKVENKYQLVIFASKRARQINDYYTDLQDGAIYNNVGPLVDSNVDDKPLSIALREINDNKLVMREPQEEAIILDDDASEDLLDFGEDTVSPTEAE
- the coaBC gene encoding bifunctional phosphopantothenoylcysteine decarboxylase/phosphopantothenate--cysteine ligase CoaBC, which produces MSVEEAQSPAWRIVVGVTGGIAAYKAVSVIRSLVLLGHHVDVIATKEALRFVGAPTLEAISRNPIRTDIYENVATVQHVAIGQAADVIAVVPATANTIAKLSVGLADDLLTNTILASLAPVVVAPAMHTEMWQHPATQANVHRLHERGVTLVGPDSGRLTGKDEGPGRLAETDEIVNAILAAARRGARERHNAELERDLVGRDILVTAGGTREPIDPVRFLGNRSSGKQGVALAQRAAERGADVTLLAANIEVPVPDNVHVVRVSSAEQLAAACAELAPRHDTIIMAAAVADFRPEHVQTGKIKKESTGEELTLTFKKNPDILRNMVATRVPGQTIVGFAAETEEDDAARLEIARAKIKRKGCDYLVLNRVGWDHGFGREETEVQVLNLEGDVVQEAVGDKTSVANAILDVVRARD